A window of the Brassica napus cultivar Da-Ae chromosome C5, Da-Ae, whole genome shotgun sequence genome harbors these coding sequences:
- the LOC106446829 gene encoding U-box domain-containing protein 29-like, giving the protein MGRDETETYITVPTFFKCPISLDVMRSPVSLCTGVTYDRPSIQRWLDGGNNTCPATMQILKSKDFVPNLTLQRLIKAWSDSVGSSAAGSPDPASARGIPTKEEVNESLMRLSQAKDDEIRLEILSRIVRFVKDSEASREFLSGREDLVPMLVDIVSAVKTAKIKLAFIAIKILDTIIKKGNEGDRERLSKLMLLTNGADCLTAILLAIQRGDLESKIEAVSVLEVISSYDAKSKMMIAEREGILTELIKSISTESDPNLMETSLSFMITISKSKRVRSKLIAAKTITKIKDILMTEETISVAVTEKSLKLLEILSSKREGRSEICGGGCVEGVVKKLLKVSTTATEHAVTILWCLCHVFKEDKTVEETVERSNGVTKLLVVIQSNCSPMVRQMAKDLIKVLKVKSSASALAAYETKTTHIMPF; this is encoded by the coding sequence ATGGGGAGAGATGAAACCGAGACGTACATTACGGTGCCTACCTTCTTCAAGTGTCCGATATCTCTCGACGTGATGAGATCTCCCGTTAGTCTCTGCACCGGCGTCACCTACGATCGTCCAAGTATCCAGCGGTGGCTCGACGGAGGCAACAACACTTGTCCCGCCACTATGCAGATTCTCAAATCAAAGGATTTCGTTCCTAACCTCACTCTCCAACGGCTTATCAAAGCCTGGTCCGACTCAGTCGGTAGTTCCGCCGCTGGCTCCCCGGATCCGGCGTCTGCTCGAGGAATCCCGACGAAGGAAGAAGTGAATGAGTCGTTAATGAGACTGAGTCAAGCGAAGGACGACGAGATTCGTCTCGAGATTCTATCGAGAATCGTTCGGTTCGTTAAGGATTCAGAAGCGAGCAGAGAGTTTCTCTCCGGGAGAGAGGATCTCGTACCAATGCTCGTCGATATCGTCTCCGCCGTGAAGACGGCGAAGATCAAGCTAGCTTTTATAGCGATTAAGATTTTGGATACTATAATCAAGAAAGGTAACGAGGGAGATCGAGAACGGTTATCGAAACTGATGTTGTTGACCAACGGTGCCGATTGCTTGACGGCGATTCTCCTCGCGATTCAGCGCGGGGATCTAGAATCGAAGATCGAAGCCGTTAGTGTTTTGGAGGTTATCTCATCATACGACGCGAAATCGAAGATGATGATCGCAGAGCGCGAGGGGATTCTAACGGAGCTAATCAAATCAATCAGCACAGAGTCGGATCCTAATTTGATGGAAACGAGTTTATCATTCATGATAACAATCTCGAAATCGAAACGAGTGAGATCGAAACTAATCGCCGCGAAAACGATCACGAAGATCAAAGACATTCTCATGACGGAGGAGACGATAAGCGTCGCGGTGACGGAGAAGTCTCTGAAGCTGTTGGAGATACTATCGTCAAAGCGAGAAGGTAGATCGGAGATTTGCGGCGGTGGATGCGTGGAGGGAGTGGTGAAGAAACTGTTGAAAGTATCGACGACGGCGACGGAGCACGCCGTGACGATTTTGTGGTGTCTGTGCCACGTGTTTAAGGAAGATAAGACGGTGGAGGAGACGGTGGAGAGAAGTAACGGCGTGACGAAGCTGTTAGTGGTGATTCAGAGCAACTGCTCGCCGATGGTGAGACAAATGGCGAAAGATCTGATAAAGGTTTTGAAGGTCAAGTCATCTGCTTCCGCTTTGGCTGCCTACGAGACCAAGACCACACATATTATGCCATTTTGA
- the LOC106446830 gene encoding glutathione S-transferase T3-like, with the protein MVINTCFLLPFFPSSLLLKPSFFSSIYQSFLSFRYFFYFSLLFISVVSLLSLSDMDSNSYTPFGNFVDLLNSQQDTVFGYVQDSVKVSSSQVPADRKERRVWSPVDDVALISAWLNKSKDPVVANEQRAGKFWKRIAAYFAASLKVAGSETRQPLHCKQRWQKINDQVNKFCGAYESATREKSSGQNENDVLKHAHEIYYNNHKKKFTLEHAWKELRNDQKWCELCSSKTTASGKKRKFDESAQSASSYAFETTTGEAEQATMRPLGVKASKRHGKKTMGDGKALDELESMWRIRKEDLAVKERMPKMKLLDSLVGKADLPEYEEDLKKKLIDELMSN; encoded by the coding sequence ATGGTGATCAAtacttgtttccttcttcccttTTTCCCTTCTTCTCTTTTATTAAAACCGTCATTCTTCTCTTCCATCTATCAAAGCTTTCTCTCTTTTcgttatttcttttatttctctCTATTGTTTATCTCTGTTGTTTCTCTCTTGAGCCTTTCGGATATGGATTCCAATTCATATACACCGTTTGGAAACTTTGTTGATCTTCTGAATAGTCAGCAAGACACTGTCTTTGGTTATGTCCAAGACAGTGTCAAAGTCTCTTCCTCCCAAGTCCCTGCAGACCGTAAAGAAAGGAGGGTGTGGTCGCCAGTTGATGATGTTGCCCTCATTAGCGCTTGGCTAAACAAAAGCAAAGACCCGGTGGTAGCTAACGAGCAAAGAGCTGGTAAGTTCTGGAAAAGGATTGCTGCATACTTTGCAGCAAGTCTCAAAGTTGCAGGTTCTGAAACTAGACAGCCACTTCATTGTAAGCAAAGGTGGCAGAAGATAAATGACCAAGTAAACAAATTTTGTGGGGCGTATGAATCAGCAACTAGGGAGAAGAGTAGCGGCCAAAATGAGAACGATGTTCTCAAACATGCGCATGAGATCTACTACAACAACCACAAGAAGAAGTTTACTCTTGAGCACGCATGGAAGGAGTTGAGGAATGACCAGAAATGGTGTGAATTGTGTAGTTCTAAAACCACAGCAAGCGGCAAAAAGAGGAAGTTTGATGAGAGTGCACAATCAGCAAGCTCTTACGCGTTTGAAACCACCACTGGTGAAGCTGAGCAAGCAACTATGCGTCCCCTTGGTGTTAAGGCTTCAAAGCGCCACGGTAAGAAGACGATGGGAGATGGTAAGGCGCTGGATGAGTTGGAGAGTATGTGGAGGATCAGGAAGGAAGATTTGGCTGTCAAAGAGAGGATGCCAAAGATGAAGCTACTTGACTCATTAGTTGGCAAAGCAGATCTACCCGAGTatgaagaagatttgaagaagaagctaaTTGATGAGCTTATGTCAAATTAG
- the LOC106446827 gene encoding protein MKS1-like produces the protein MDPSDYLTGNNPSDLQNQKRQLQIYGPRPSPLSVHKDSHKIKKPPKHPAPPPQHHHRDQAPVYAPREPVVIYAVSPKVVHTTTSDFMNVVQRLTGISAGVFHESGNGGDVSPAARLAATENASPRGGKEPTAAKEETVEVATAMEEAAEFSGYAPGILSPSPAMLPPASAGMFSPGWFSPSGLMSPFILYSPSYASLVASPTFADVFSSHIWDP, from the coding sequence ATGGATCCGTCGGATTATTTAACCGGCAATAATCCTTCCGATCTACAGAACCAGAAACGACAGCTTCAGATCTACGGTCCTCGTCCTTCACCTCTCAGCGTCCACAAAGACTCTCACAAGATCAAGAAACCTCCCAAGCACCCTGCTCCGCCTCCCCAGCATCATCACCGCGACCAAGCTCCGGTCTACGCTCCTCGAGAGCCGGTGGTTATCTACGCCGTCTCCCCGAAGGTCGTGCACACCACAACCTCCGATTTCATGAACGTCGTCCAGCGACTAACCGGAATCTCCGCCGGGGTCTTCCACGAATCCGGAAACGGCGGAGATGTATCGCCGGCGGCGAGACTCGCCGCGACGGAGAATGCTAGCCCGAGAGGAGGAAAGGAACCGACGGCGGCTAAAGAAGAGACGGTGGAAGTCGCCACGGCTATGGAAGAAGCAGCTGAGTTCAGTGGCTACGCTCCGGGGATACTCTCGCCGTCTCCGGCTATGTTGCCGCCAGCTTCTGCTGGAATGTTCTCACCGGGATGGTTTTCTCCGTCGGGATTAATGAGCCCGTTTATTCTTTATAGTCCTAGTTATGCTAGTTTGGTTGCTTCACCAACGTTTGCTGATGTCTTTAGTAGTCATATTTGGGATccttag
- the LOC106450006 gene encoding uncharacterized protein LOC106450006 yields MDTEKGYPRGFRADSIRSETDRGSFRSDSMQFDEPHELPPENSTNIVLFKHIDSGNLEATKDFLDRNPEALNASLTSNGDRPIHKAVLSGHIKIVEEIVKRIHNPVQELEIKNDDGYTALAYAATGGIVRIAECLVKKCPRLVSVRNAKEHIPIVLASLYGHKGLVRYLYNHTLLSDLDPCDELDEHKGKNGAMLVTNCIVDGLYGIALDLIQRYPKLAYTRDSDNDTAIIALAQTPCAFPSGTHLAFWQRWVYSCIYIEKINNPHDGLNDYHHQYKKPQDHNWIQEKLLKYLRFFFPHIKKVYKLKLGHAQAKEILNCICQEIPNFDATQQKNAGLNQALFKAVENGIVEYIEEVMNHYPDIVWFKDNYGLNLFFYAVSHRQEKIFSLIYKMGAKKNILATAWDKFHNNMLHHAAYKAPISRLNLIPGAALQMQRELQWFKEVESLVQPKHRKMVNLKQKKTPQALFKDQHKELVDQGEKWMKDTATSCTVVAALITTMMFSSAFTVPDSYNGHSQLFMIFLISDAISLFTSCMSLLMFLGILKSRYREEDFLRSLPTKLIVGLATLFLSMTTMMVSFVVTLMTLVRGRTPWVSAQFMVLAVVPIGMFGVLQFPVLLEIFCSTYFPRVFDKPRESPRRSKLFWKK; encoded by the exons ATGGATACCGAGAAAGGCTATCCCAGAGGTTTCAGAGCTGACAGTATACGATCAGAAACCGACCGTGGAAGCTTCCGGTCAGATAGTATGCAGTTCGATGAGCCGCACGAGCTACCACCAGAGAATTCGACTAATATCGTCCTCTTCAAGCACATAGACAGTGGTAACTTGGAAGCCACGAAAGATTTCTTGGACCGAAACCCTGAGGCTTTAAACGCAAGTTTAACCTCTAACGGAGACCGACCGATCCACAAAGCTGTTTTGTCTGGTCACATCAAGATCGTGGAAGAGATCGTCAAACGAATTCACAATCCGGTGCAAGAGTTGGAGATCAAGAACGACGACGGTTACACGGCGCTTGCTTATGCTGCGACAGGTGGGATTGTGAGAATCGCAGAGTGTTTGGTGAAGAAATGCCCTCGTTTGGTTAGTGTTCGGAATGCTAAAGAACATATACCGATCGTGCTGGCTTCCTTATACGGTCACAAAGGTCTGGTTCGGTATCTTTACAATCACACACTTCTCAGTGATCTTGATCCTTGTGATGAGTTAGATGAACACAAGGGCAAGAACGGAGCGATGCTCGTGACAAACTGTATTGTCGATGGACTATATG GTATTGCTTTGGATCTGATTCAGAGGTATCCTAAGCTGGCTTATACTAGAGACAGCGATAACGATACAGCGATCATTGCGCTTGCTCAAACGCCTTGTGCGTTCCCTAGCGGTACCCATCTTGCGTTTTGGCAACGTTGGGTATATTCTT GTATTTACATAGAGAAGATTAATAACCCTCATGACGGTCTGAATGATTATCACCATCAATACAAGAAACCACAAGATCATAATTGGATTCAAGAGAAACTGTTAAAATACCTCAGATTTTTTT TTCCACACATAAAAAAAGTATACAAACTAAAGCTAGGGCATGCTCAAGCCAAAGAGATACTAAACTGTATCTGCCAAGAGATACCTAACTTTGACGCCACTCAACAGAAGAACGCTGGTCTCAACCAAGCTCTCTTCAAGGCGGTTGAGAATGGTATCGTTGAGTATATCGAGGAAGTGATGAATCATTATCCTGATATTGTGTGGTTCAAAGATAATTACGGTCTTAACCTCTTTTTCTATGCGGTAAGCCATAGGCAAGAAAAGATCTTTAGCCTCATTTACAAAATGGGTGCCAAGAAAAACATCCTTGCTACAGCTTGGGACAAATTCCATAATAATATGCTTCATCACGCCGCGTATAAAGCCCCAATTTCACGGCTTAATCTCATTCCTGGTGCTGCTCTTCAGATGCAAAGAGAACTACAGTGGTTTAAG GAAGTGGAGAGCCTAGTGCAACCGAAGCATCGAAAAATGGTTAACTTGAAGCAGAAGAAAACTCCACAGGCTCTCTTTAAAGACCAGCACAAGGAGCTAGTGGACCAAGGAGAGAAGTGGATGAAAGACACAGCCACTTCTTGCACAGTCGTCGCAGCTCTGATCACCACAATGATGTTCTCCTCCGCCTTTACTGTCCCCGACAGTTACAACGGCCACAGCCAACTCTTCATGATCTTCCTAATCTCAGACGCTATATCTCTCTTCACCTCATGCATGTCTCTGCTCATGTTCCTCGGCATTCTTAAGTCTCGTTACCGCGAGGAGGACTTCCTTAGATCGCTTCCGACGAAACTGATCGTGGGTCTTGCGACTTTGTTTCTCTCGATGACGACAATGATGGTGAGTTTTGTCGTGACGCTTATGACTCTGGTTAGAGGGAGAACACCGTGGGTTTCGGCTCAGTTTATGGTGCTCGCGGTTGTCCCGATTGGGATGTTCGGTGTTCTTCAGTTTCCTGTGCTACTTGAGATCTTCTGCTCGACTTATTTCCCTAGAGTTTTTGATAAGCCTCGCGAGTCGCCGCGAAGGTCTAAGCTCTTCTGGAAAAAATAA
- the LOC106446826 gene encoding uridylate kinase yields MAIPLPLTSCSPISTSSSISRTSFVPLTPRHRNFFSEQNFSRRILISCSSSSSSSSNNGSTPESMNGSGLNGQSSFPGMPSFDGTSKPPVKWRRVLLKVSGEALAGDEEQNIDPKVTMAIAREVAAVTRLGIEVAIVVGGGNIFRGSTWAGCSGLDRSSADYIGMLATVMNAIFLQATMESIGIPTRVQTAFRMSEVAEPYIRRRAIRHLEKGRVVIFAAGTGNPFFTTDTAAALRCAEINAEVVLKATNVDGVFDDDPKRNPNARLHESLTYQEVTSKDLSVMDMTAITLCQENNIPVVVFNLSEPGNIAKAIKGERVGTLIGGTWNSTVAAT; encoded by the exons ATGGCGATTCCGTTGCCCCTCACTTCCTGCTCGCCAAtctcaacttcttcttctatttcCCGAACCTCTTTCGTCCCTCTCACGCCTCGCCATCGTAATTTCTTCTCCGAACAGAACTTCAGTAGGCGTATACTTATCAGCTGCTCTTCATCTTCGTCTTCGTCCTCTAACAATGGTTCAACTCCAGAGTCCATGAACGGGAg TGGGTTAAACGGGCAGTCATCGTTTCCTGGAATGCCTTCCTTTGATGGAACATCTAAGCCACCGGTTAAGTGGAGAAGGGTTTTGCTTAAAGTCAGTGGAGAAGCTCTTGCTGGAGACGAGGAGCAGAATATCGATCCAAAG GTTACTATGGCGATTGCAAGGGAGGTTGCAGCAGTGACTCGTCTTGGCATTGAG GTTGCGATTGTTGTTGGAGGAGGAAACATCTTCCGTGGATCCACCTGGGCTGGGTGCAGTGGCCTTGACCGCTCCTCTGCTGATTACATCGG GATGCTGGCAACTGTGATGAACGCAATATTTCTGCAAGCGACAATGGAGAGCATCGGCATTCCAACACGTGTTCAAACCGCTTTCCGCATGTCGGAAGTCGCAGAGCCTTACATCAGAAGACGAGCCATTAGACATCTAGAAAAAGGCAGGGTTGTGATATTCGCAGCCGGAACAGGCAATCCGTTCTTCACAACCGATACTGCAGCAGCTCTCCGATGTGCTGAga TTAACGCAGAAGTAGTACTGAAAGCAACAAATGTAGATGGAGTCTTCGACGATGATCCCAAGAGAAACCCAAACGCTCGCCTCCACGAGTCACTAACTTACCAAGAAGTAACCTCAAAGGATCTCTCCGTGATGGATATGACTGCTATCACTTTGTgccaagaaaacaacatcccaG TTGTGGTCTTCAATCTGTCTGAGCCTGGAAACATCGCCAAAGCCATCAAAGGAGAGAGAGTTGGCACATTGATCGGAGGAACATGGAACTCTACTGTTGCAGCCACATGA